One Phragmites australis chromosome 23, lpPhrAust1.1, whole genome shotgun sequence DNA window includes the following coding sequences:
- the LOC133905819 gene encoding uncharacterized protein LOC133905819: protein MSSPRPAPAPAPAAAAAAAAGQNPRAAPSAPAAARAREEGEVSSGADDDEALQTRLDAPYNVGKFVEPGAQVPGKGGNALSVTNVMAHKTAAPSYKKIMRVNQGQFKPGTNRNLTWQKPVSSDNLVITFSDDDSGTDSGKTKQDRVRDIKASSQGTQKTRTSMQTRIMREEAPQHKTHSAKIGSANFPAFPLTLRNAGASRGSSATFFRREPPMRQVTPLKSKQKDGNGVGVNSADHRLESLRHKIAARENELKSQKRHMSVAMKNADLSTDQARLPSEKIGFETFNSGECSRLNSPFEHDGGPSKRLKPNQQHSYSQVCSDLVTLAPISCSTGKNNMQSSEVIDHLANGTTVNCSVDETEHAVTEELSGQIQHGGAPKNLPSSKTHRKGTEGAGNHSTVELRSSLAAAPFTNGQIMPEDTSFLVPVTSSQAEQRVMPIGTSAVLNRRPHLQPGENADLLNSSHQIGAEGQNKRLFSLLELEELQERELEDAQEHRRKCEVEEREALRAYRKAQRALMEANERCTILRRKREICSAQVHGFIADSLVQSLSIQNAGDGLAMPSLLNSQMHADCQMAENQGGRYSLYPDEPPQQPVDKHEARPNYHDELAASTADPNFVSTANDNSMPSDYMEEDLPFTARRTRSECASHLDNHIEETIHVYAEENRQASGDSVQDYELLEASLRSRLVERFGKKSCPNITGQGTEELAVGKVAGAEHDKGSAHVGLQLQEAEQNVMTTLEDTMEHGNDGAEKTGGLSNSNSGPSMGNCDPEDNISSLRELCMPLSTNSPIFPSSVPQNAARHIKWAFPGFCKEVSDFKNGYLTSDAASEATESVQDIIQDRDGENVKMLPTTQKDNDMAHSGIDPFWPFCMFELRGKCNDEECQWQHAEHHAWRKSKHTKDAMTSASGRIRCGLFQHILPVPAYRVGSNLIKADLNLMQSVLASSLWQYWQRGFCASFPLPLSVQRVLPSDAPFLQTGDGLIADFDRNRQLLNFRMLDIRKNKIVQGSVDVEFFLEGALGLYCGKVNKPDRIKALSLLARAIEADPSTVILWVFYLHIYYQKDEGLGKDDMFSDAVQHNVYSYELWLMYINSRLRFDDRLDAYNDALSMLCQMTADTDKDFKERSAFILDIFLQMIYFLCMSGNVEKAISRILGILPTAAPDNSGDKLLADVISCLTMSDRCIFWISCLYVSIYRKLPEEITDQLEFQKSLPRALAWPAVEPSVDNRSQIIELLKYAADKMAVDISESVKNGDPSYLTLSQILAVNHISCLAALEGFKSSADMLVKYMEEYPTCPQILLTSAWLERKYGTCPGLKGFDELLLDWPKEMEGIQYLWNQYVAYALVDNIELAEKVLACWFEEYGEDRDTQSNVSVGTVEVSTEASGQPSLASAQKVGSSPSTSEDQVFRLLNLSLYKILENNLPEAEVAVDKALKSAHGECYEHCLREHAAIHTLEKSSSSADAQTQAAFSLIIGYLADHRNLPAKDLLSRKFCQNVKKHRLKQLIDDTIGPASVDSSLINSVLEVCFGPSLLPEKIGKVKYLVDFVESVMEVLPANYRLALAVGGFIVKRYTGADPTSMGTRFWASSVLINSIFQAVPVAPESVWLEGASLLEKLHAAETVKRFHQQATSVYPFSFKLWHAYLNVCKAGGSNTESIVESARQRGIELNLTPT from the exons GCACTGCAAACTCGATTGGATGCTCCATACAATGTTGGGAAGTTTGTGGAGCCTGGTGCTCAAGTCCCTGGTAAAG GTGGTAATGCCTTGAGTGTCACAAATGTTATGGCTCACAAAACAGCTGCTCCAAGTTATAAGAAGATCATGAGGGTGAATCAAGGGCAATTCAAACCCGGCACAAATCGAAATCTTACATGGCAGAAGCCTGTGTCAAGTGATAACCTTGTGATAACTTTCTCTGATGATGATAGTGGGACCGACTCAGGAAAGACAAAGCAAGATAGAGTTAGAGATATTAAGGCCAGCTCTCAAGGTACACAGAAAACAAGGACTAGTATGCAAACTAGGATCATGAGAGAGGAAGCACCTCAGCATAAAACCCACAGTGCAAAGATAGGATCCGCAAACTTCCCTGCTTTTCCACTCACACTCAGAAATGCAGGGGCTAGTAGGGGATCAAGTGCTACGTTTTTTAGGAGAGAACCACCTATGCGCCAAGTTACTCCTCTAAAGTCTAAGCAAAAGGATGGAAATGGTGTAGGAGTAAATTCTGCGGATCATAGGTTAGAAAGCTTGCGCCATAAAATAGCGGCTagagaaaatgaactaaaaagtCAAAAAAGACATATGTCTGTTGCTATGAAGAATGCAGATCTCTCTACTGATCAGGCAAGGCTGCCATCAGAAAAGATAGGATTTGAAACTTTCAACAGTGGTGAATGCTCACGCCTTAATAGTCCATTTGAACATGATGGAGGACCTAGTAAAAGATTGAAGCCCAATCAGCAGCATTCCTACAGTCAAGTTTGCAGTGACTTGGTAACACTGGCACCTATTAGTTGTTCGACAGGGAAAAACAACATGCAATCTTCTGAAGTGATAGATCACCTTGCAAATGGAACTACCGTGAACTGTAGTGTTGATGAAACAGAGCATGCAGTCACAGAAGAACTTTCAGGTCAAATACAGCATGGTGGTGCACCTAAGAACCTTCCGTCATCTAAAACCCACCGCAAAGGTACAGAAGGTGCTGGGAATCATTCTACGGTTGAGTTGCGTAGCAGTCTTGCAGCAGCACCATTTACTAATGGGCAAATTATGCCTGAAGATACTAGTTTTTTGGTGCCAGTCACTTCTTCCCAAGCTGAGCAACGGGTAATGCCTATTGGTACTTCAGCAGTATTAAACCGTAGGCCACACTTGCAACCTGGAGAG AATGCCGATCTTTTGAACAGTAGTCACCAGATAGGTGCAGAAGGCCAGAACAAAAGATTGTTCTCTCTGCTTGAGTTGGAGGAACTCCAAGAGAGAGAATTGGAGGATGCTCAGGAGCATAGACGGAAATGTGAAGTTGAAGAAAGAGAAGCTCTTAGAGCTTATCGCAAAGCACAAAGAGCTTTAATGGAGGCAAATGAAAGGTGTACCATCCTTCGtaggaaaagagagatttgCTCTGCACAAGTTCATGGTTTTATTGCGGATTCTTTGGTACAGTCATTGAGTATTCAGaatgctggagatggccttgcAATGCCATCACTACTCAATTCTCAGATGCATGCAGATTGTCAGATGGCTGAAAATCAGGGTGGTAGGTACAGTCTATACCCTGACGAACCTCCTCAGCAGCCAGTTGATAAGCATGAGGCACGGCCAAACTATCATGATGAGCTTGCTGCCAGCACTGCTGATCCAAACTTTGTGAGTACTGCCAATGATAACAGCATGCCTTCAGATTACATGGAAGAAGATCTTCCGTTCACTGCTAGGAGGACAAGATCAGAGTGTGCTTCACATCTGGATAATCACATTGAAGAAACTATACATGTATATGCAGAGGAAAACAGACAAGCTTCTGGTGATAGTGTGCAGGATTATGAGCTTTTAGAAGCTTCTTTGAGGTCTAGATTGGTGGAAAGATTTGGGAAGAAATCATGTCCGAATATCACCGGACAAGGCACCGAAGAACTTGCTGTTGGAAAAGTAGCTGGGGCTGAACATGACAAAGGGTCTGCACATGTTGGACTTCAGTTACAGGAAGCAGAGCAGAATGTTATGACAACCCTTGAAG ATACAATGGAGCATGGAAATGATGGCGCTGAAAAGACTGGCGGTCTCTCGAATTCTAATAGTGGTCCTTCAATGGGCAACTGTGATCCTGAGGACAACATTTCCTCTCTCAGAGAATTGTGCATGCCATTGAGTACGAACAGTCCCATTTTCCCTTCATCAGTTCCACAAAATGCTGCTAGACACATCAAGTGGGCATTTCCTGGCTTTTGTAAGGAAGTTTCAGATTTCAAAAATGGCTATCTGACCAGTGATGCAGCATCTGAAGCAACAGAAAGTGTACAAGATATAATACAGGATCGTGATGGAGAGAATGTGAAGATGCTCCCAACTACACAAAAGGATAATGATATGGCACACAGTGGGATCGATCCCTTCTGGCCCTTCTGCATGTTTGAGCTCCGAGGAAAATGCAATGATGAAGAGTGCCAATGGCAACATGCCGAGCATCATGCTTGGAGAAAGTCAAAGCACACAAAAGATGCAATGACCTCTGCTTCAG GAAGGATTCGTTGTGGTCTGTTTCAGCATATTCTTCCTGTACCAGCATACCGTGTTGGTTCGAATCTTATTAAAGCTGATCTGAACTTGATGCAGTCAGTGTTGGCTAGCAGTTTATGGCAATATTGGCAAAGGGGGTTTTGCGCTTCCTTTCCTTTACCTTTGTCTGTTCAGAGAGTTCTTCCATCAGATGCACCATTCTTACAGACTGGTGATGGTTTGATTGCAGATTTTGATAGGAACAGACAGCTATTAAATTTTCGAATGCTGGATATTAGGAAG AATAAGATTGTACAGGGATCTGTTGATGTTGAATTCTTCTTAGAGGGCGCACTTGGTTTATATTGCGGAAAAGTAAACAAACCTGACAGGATCAAG GCTCTTTCACTTCTGGCGCGTGCTATTGAGGCTGATCCAAGTACAGTTATCCTGTGGGTGTTTTATCTCCATATTTACTATCAAAAGGATGAAGGACTTGGGAAGGATGACATGTTTTCAGATGCG GTGCAACACAACGTTTACTCCTATGAACTATGGCTTATGTATATTAATAGTAGGTTGCGCTTTGATGACCGATTGGATGCTTATAATGATGCTTTGAGCATGCTCTGCCAAATGACAGCAGACACTGACAAGGATTTCAAAGAAAGAAGTGCTTTCATACTAGATATCTTCTTACAGATGATTTACTTCCTGTGCATGTCTGGAAATGTAGAGAAGGCGATTTCTAGGATTTTGGGGATTCTTCCAACTGCAGCTCCTGACAATTCTGGTGACAAGTTGCTCGCTGATGTCATTTCTTGCTTGACCATGTCTGACAGATGCATATTTTGGATTTCGTGCCTATATGTCTCAATTTACAGGAAGCTTCCAGAGGAAATTACTGATCAGCTAGAGTTCCAGAAATCTCTGCCTCGTGCCTTAGCATGGCCTGCTGTTGAGCCTAGTGTAGATAACAGAAGTCAGATTATAGAGCTTTTGAAATATGCTGCTGATAAGATGGCTGTAGATATTAGTGAGAGTGTTAAAAATGGGGATCCGTCTTACCTGACGTTATCACAAATCCTTGCTGTTAACCACATTAGTTGTCTAGCTGCTCTTGAAGGCTTCAAATCTTCTGCTGATATGCTGGTGAAGTATATGGAGGAGTACCCAACGTGTCCTCAGATTCTCCTTACCTCAGCTTGGCTAGAAAGAAAGTATGGTACATGTCCTGGTCTGAAAGGTTTTGATGAGTTACTATTGGATTGGCCTAAAGAGATGGAAGGAATTCAATATCTGTGGAATCAATATGTCGCGTATGCTTTGGTCGATAATATTGAGTTAGCTGAGAAGGTACTAGCTTGCTGGTTTGAAGAATATGGAGAGGATCGTGATACCCAAAGTAATGTTTCTGTTGGTACAGTAGAAGTCAGCACTGAAGCGTCCGGACAACCATCACTTGCTTCAGCCCAGAAAGTTGGTTCGAGTCCATCTACATCAGAAGATCAGGTCTTTCGGTTATTAAATCTCTCATTGTATAAGATACTAGAGAACAACCTACCGGAAGCAGAAGTTGCTGTGGATAAAGCATTGAAATCGGCTCATGGGGAGTGCTATGAGCACTGTTTAAGAGAACATGCCGCAATTCACACGCTGGAGAAATCATCATCTTCTGCAGATGCTCAAACTCAAGCTGCCTTCAGCTTAATCATTGGTTATCTTGCAGATCATCGGAACTTGCCCGCAAAAGATTTGCTGTCAAGAAAGTTTTGCCAGAATGTTAAGAAGCATAGGCTTAAGCAGTTAATAGATGACACTATAGGTCCGGCATCTGTAGATTCTTCTCTGATAAATTCTGTCCTTGAAGTGTGCTTTGGCCCATCTCTCCTTCCAGAAAAAATTGGCAAAGTGAAGTACTTGGTTGATTTTGTTGAATCAGTGATGGAGGTTCTTCCTGCAAACTATCGCCTAGCCTTGGCAGTTGGTGGATTCATTGTTAAGCGGTACACAGGTGCTGACCCTACCTCCATGGGCACCAGGTTCTGGGCAAGCTCTGTTCTGATCAACTCCATTTTCCAAGCTGTACCTGTTGCGCCAGAATCGGTATGGCTAGAAGGTGCCAGTCTCCTGGAGAAACTGCATGCTGCAGAGACCGTGAAGAGGTTCCACCAGCAGGCAACATCCGTCTACCCCTTCTCCTTCAAGCTGTGGCACGCGTACTTGAACGTCTGTAAGGCCGGCGGGAGCAACACAGAGAGCATAGTGGAATCTGCTAGGCAACGTGGCATCGAGCTGAATCTGACCCCTACCTAA